A DNA window from Amphiprion ocellaris isolate individual 3 ecotype Okinawa chromosome 8, ASM2253959v1, whole genome shotgun sequence contains the following coding sequences:
- the olfml3a gene encoding olfactomedin-like protein 3B, translating to MKPLFVLLISVAWTFTGAQHYYQGLMDYLENRLLAIEDRMQLWHDLSQRYHTEMKDFKKLTAEAMGGLRNDHSTLFKDLEGAGVRVDRVEREMDYVEAQTSPRACALKAEKVVEQEAWGLQEGRVEEEDEEEWEELLSRVSDCVEIISGIRSVKILKRVGSPKGMWTRDPRSSKVYVFNGTSGDTIYQFDSVRDFSRSLGITSSRNIRLPSDWSGPGSAVYNGFLYYIQQDSDMDVQVVRYDLLTGSVTDTAMFPVESHASVYNLNPETVADLAADDEGLWLLYAPSDSEPNISLAKMDAATLDIEQIWDTRCPRENAEAAFVVCGTVYVVYNTRLASRSRVQCVFDVNDMVISEEAPLLYFPRRYGAHTSLKYNPEEKQLYGWDDGYQIIYRLTMKRKLLA from the exons GATCGCATGCAGTTGTGGCATGATCTGTCCCAGCGGTACCACACAGAGATGAAAGATTTCAAAAAACTAACCGCTGAGGCCATGGGTGGGCTCAGGAATGATCACAGCACGTTGTTCAAAGACCTGGAAGGAGCTGGCGTCCGAGTGGACCGGGTGGAGCGAGAGATGGACTATGTTGAGGCCCAGACCTCCCCTCGGGCCTGTGCACTCAAGGCAGAGAAGGTGGTGGAGCAGGAGGCCTGGGGGCTGCAGGAGGGCagggtggaggaagaggatgaagaggagtgGGAGGAACTGCTCTCCAGAGTCTCTG ACTGTGTGGAAATCATCTCTGGCATCAGATCAGTGAAGATCCTGAAAAGAGTGGGCAGCCCCAAGGGCATGTGGACCAGAGACCCCAGGTCGTCCAAGGTTTACGTCTTTAACGGGACATCAGGAGACACCATCTACCAGTTCGACTCTGTCCGGGACTTTTCTCGCTCTCTGGGCATcaccagcagcagaaacatcaggCTTCCCTCTGACTGGAGCGGCCCTGGCAGTGCTGTTTATAACGGCTTTCTGTACTACATACAGCAGGACTCTGACATGGACGTGCAGGTGGTCAGATACGACCTGCTGACCGGCTCTGTGACAGACACAGCCATGTTCCCGGTGGAGAGCCACGCTTCTGTTTACAACCTCAATCCAGAGACTGTTGCAGACCTCGCAGCAGACGATGAGGGTCTCTGGCTCCTGTACGCCCCCAGTGACAGTGAACCAAACATCAGCCTGGCAAAGATGGACGCTGCCACCCTTGATATAGAGCAAATCTGGGACACCCGGTGCCCGAGGGAGAATGCGGAGGCGGCTTTTGTGGTGTGCGGGACTGTATATGTGGTTTATAACACCCGTCTGGCCAGCCGCTCCAgggttcagtgtgtgtttgacgTCAACGACATGGTGATCAGTGAGGAGGCTCCACTGCTCTACTTCCCCAGGAGGTACGGAGCCCACACAAGTCTGAAATACAACCCCGAGGAGAAGCAGCTATACGGCTGGGACGATGGATACCAAATCATTTACAGGCTGACCATGAAGAGGAAGCTCCTGGCTTGA